Proteins encoded by one window of Nocardioides euryhalodurans:
- a CDS encoding carboxymuconolactone decarboxylase family protein has translation MPRISYVPMDAMDEEMRTEMERCAREGTPRPESSAIRAHAPEVFKTFTPYWHATFREGELDHATKELCRLYITRTTNCQFCGNQRSSTAGLPEYADDDLLNFEAAAGYDDRQKAALAYAQAIAWGEQDLDGLWSRLHAHFTERELVELGCFVALTFGQQSWIRLLGIGHQEYDVEGIDSTAGIAPGVRS, from the coding sequence ATGCCCCGCATCAGCTACGTACCGATGGACGCGATGGACGAGGAGATGCGCACCGAGATGGAGCGCTGCGCCCGCGAGGGCACACCCCGCCCGGAGAGCTCGGCGATCCGGGCGCACGCGCCCGAGGTCTTCAAGACCTTCACCCCCTACTGGCACGCCACCTTCCGCGAGGGCGAGCTCGACCACGCCACCAAGGAGCTGTGCCGGCTCTACATCACCCGGACGACCAACTGTCAGTTCTGCGGCAACCAGCGCTCGTCGACCGCCGGCCTGCCGGAGTACGCCGACGACGACCTGCTCAACTTCGAGGCCGCCGCCGGCTACGACGACCGCCAGAAGGCGGCGTTGGCGTACGCCCAGGCGATCGCGTGGGGCGAGCAGGACCTCGACGGCCTGTGGTCGCGGCTGCACGCACACTTCACCGAGCGGGAGCTGGTCGAGCTCGGGTGCTTCGTCGCGCTGACCTTCGGGCAGCAGTCGTGGATCCGGCTGCTGGGGATCGGCCACCAGGAGTACGACGTCGAGGGCATCGACTCGACGGCCGGGATCGCGCCGGGCGTCAGGAGCTGA
- a CDS encoding DUF1801 domain-containing protein, producing MPTEKSSGFTDAEREAMKERAAELRASGRGGRKLADDLQALLDKIAEMPDHDRRLAERIHAIVTEVAPELRAKTWYGMPAYARDGKIVCFFQAAAKFDARYATFGFNDPATLDDGTMWPTAYAVTDLTPADESTIAALVERAVSS from the coding sequence ATGCCGACCGAGAAGTCATCAGGATTCACCGACGCCGAGCGCGAGGCCATGAAGGAGCGTGCCGCCGAGCTGCGCGCGAGCGGCAGGGGCGGCCGGAAGCTGGCCGACGACCTGCAGGCCCTCCTCGACAAGATCGCCGAGATGCCGGACCACGACCGCCGGCTCGCCGAGCGGATCCACGCCATCGTCACCGAGGTGGCCCCGGAGCTCCGTGCGAAGACCTGGTACGGGATGCCGGCCTACGCCCGGGACGGGAAGATCGTCTGCTTCTTCCAGGCGGCCGCGAAGTTCGACGCGCGCTACGCCACCTTCGGCTTCAACGACCCGGCGACGCTCGACGACGGCACGATGTGGCCCACGGCGTACGCCGTCACCGACCTCACGCCGGCCGACGAGTCGACCATCGCCGCGCTGGTCGAGCGGGCCGTCAGCTCCTGA